Part of the Helicobacter bilis genome is shown below.
GGGCGGTGCAGATATTAAATCCTATATTAAAAGATTCTATGCAGTGCTTGTTTTGATGTGGTGTAGAATCTTGATTGATATCGTTGTAAGTGTGGAGCGTTAATTGAGTGCTATTGTTGGAATCTTTAGTCGTTTTGTTTTGAATGTTTAAGGCTGGATTATTATTTTTATCAACTAAAGTTTTAGATGTTTCGCTTCGCTCAACATGACAAATATTAGATTCTAAATTCTTTCTATTTTGAGTGATAAACTCCGCATTTCGCTCATAATGATTAGATTCTATATTCTCCACCAAATTTGGGTGGGCTACGGGGTTTAGGGCGTAATTTACAGAATCTAGACTTTTATCCAAATGGGCAGGTGCAGAGTGCAATGGTGCAAAATTTATAGAATCTAGATTCTGTTTATTATCATTTTTGCAAGTGTGGGCAAGAGCTTCGCTCGTGCGAGCCTTTGAAAAAGGTGAAAAATCTTTTTTAGATTCCGTGTTTTTGGATTTTTCGCTTTTCCTCAAAATGACAGGTTTAGATTCTATGTTTCTAGATACTTCGGCTAACGCTTCAGTATGACAATTTATAGAATCTATATTCTCAACCACTTGGGTGGGTGCAGGGTGTCTTGTGCAATTTTGACTAGATTCTAGATTCTGGTTTTTATTATTTCGCACCCTAAAATCTACAAGTCTCAAACACGCCGCACAAATGAGCGTCATAGCAAAAAAGCTTGGTGAATCAAAATATGAATATACATGCTTTACAATGCTAACATTCTCTATTATAGGTAAAAAGCATATAAGGCTCAAAAAGCTAAATACAATAAGGACTTTACAACTAAAAGAAGTCTTAGAATCTTTTAGACTCAATCTACACGCACCATTTGAGAGTAGCAATAAGACCCCAAGCACACAAATACTTGTAACTATCATTTGCCCCCCTTTATCTGCTGCATAGAATCTTTTCTCATAGATTCTATCTTTTCTAGTATTGCGTTAATATTTAGTGCGGTATGCTTGATTGTCTTTCGATTATAAGTATAGGTAATATGCAAGAGATTATTATCGAGTATTGCCGCAGGATAGCTAACTTCGCCGCCCTTTTTAGCTGTGTCAATCGTATCGATATAGACAAATTGCCCCTTGATTTTATCCTGTAAATAATAAAGGCTAAGGCTTTGTCTATCACCCTTTTTTGTATCGTTCTGCCATATAGGATTATGTTTGCCATCATTTGTGATAAGCACGACTTCATCGCCAAGCTTTACAAGCAGTATCGAGCTATCATAGTTTTTCATATTGCTTGTTTCTATGTTATGCCAAGTTTTTGCGTAATTCTCACAAGTTTGATAGTAAGTGTTTGTATTGTAGCGGTTATTTGTGCGATAAAATGCGGCACACTCTTTCTCATTTAGGGCGATAATGCTAGGTTGTAGTTGTGCTTTTAGATGATTTATAGCCTTTGTGGTTAGCATATTGCCATTTTCATCAAAGATTGCAATAAGTGGGAATTTATGCCACATTTCATGTGAGAAAGCAAGGATAAAACCACCATTTTCAAGCGGCAAGGCTGGTGTGCGGACAAGATGAGAGTAGTTGCCAAATGGATTTAGGTGAAGTTCTCGCACATAATGTATTTGTGCTAAATCATCGCTAAAATAAAACTGATAGATTCTGGAAGTAGCCCATCCGCCAAGACTAACCCCAACAACAAACAAATGCACTCTGTCTCTAGAATCTTTAAATACAATGGGATTGCCTAGCTTTTTTACATATCTCCCACTAAGGCTTGTAAGCATTTCTGGTGTAAGCAAAGCCAAAGGCTCACTCCATTTAGAATCTAATGTCTTTGTGTCTAAAAAGCTTTGATAGATTTTCACATCAAATGCCCCCTCTCTAGTCCCCGCATAAAAAAGCGTCATAAGCTTAGAATCTTTTGAGACTATCGCACTTGCATGTGCGCTTAACTCTTTGTTTGGCAATAGCGATTGTGTAGCAATAAAGGACAGGTTTTTATCCGGTGTATTATGTGTAGCTTGTGTGATCTTAGTTTGTGTGATAAAGAAAGGGGAATATATCTCATGCTTGATATTATTATGCTTTATAAAAGAGCATAGCATAATAATAGCAGCACAACAAAAAGCATAAAAGTTTAGAATCTTTAGCACTTAAATCCTTTTATTTATTTCGTTTGGTATTTTAGCATTTTTGGGTGTTTATTTGAGTGTTTTAATATGCAACACACTAAGAAGTAGCAAGATTTTGTAAAAGGATAGAATCTATGAAGAGTTTTATTGCTTTTGTTTGTATTTTTTTCAGTGAGAGATTTTAAGCCTCTCTTGCAAATTTTTTTATCGAATATGGAAATAAACAATCATTAACAAT
Proteins encoded:
- a CDS encoding exo-alpha-sialidase, whose translation is MLKILNFYAFCCAAIIMLCSFIKHNNIKHEIYSPFFITQTKITQATHNTPDKNLSFIATQSLLPNKELSAHASAIVSKDSKLMTLFYAGTREGAFDVKIYQSFLDTKTLDSKWSEPLALLTPEMLTSLSGRYVKKLGNPIVFKDSRDRVHLFVVGVSLGGWATSRIYQFYFSDDLAQIHYVRELHLNPFGNYSHLVRTPALPLENGGFILAFSHEMWHKFPLIAIFDENGNMLTTKAINHLKAQLQPSIIALNEKECAAFYRTNNRYNTNTYYQTCENYAKTWHNIETSNMKNYDSSILLVKLGDEVVLITNDGKHNPIWQNDTKKGDRQSLSLYYLQDKIKGQFVYIDTIDTAKKGGEVSYPAAILDNNLLHITYTYNRKTIKHTALNINAILEKIESMRKDSMQQIKGGK